A DNA window from Salarias fasciatus chromosome 23 unlocalized genomic scaffold, fSalaFa1.1 super_scaffold_20, whole genome shotgun sequence contains the following coding sequences:
- the spry2 gene encoding protein sprouty homolog 2, whose product MDSRSQSDSDGGGGHRGHSPPPPTPHDEGRLQPRGSAGPTDPGPHNRQLGVSLVLSLDQIRITGSSNEYTEGPTAAPRSPATLQRQQKSQSVPSLGSTAGGQQQTQEERPINLHSLSSPTRQGSVAEGSGSSVRGSLGSGASAQRLLAGEQTIRTQPKRCEHGSEELKPLSDGSRPTAAAATPGGGALGGRRIHSDRCEDCGRCRCPECRRPRSLPACWTCGRRCMCSAQSAVEYGTCVCCVKGLFYHCSSDDEDTCADKPFSCTQSHCCVRWTAVTLLSLVFPCVLCYLPAKGCVAACQSCYDRAARPGCRCRDSAPARRRRQDAGKPT is encoded by the coding sequence ATGGATTCCAGAAGTCAGAGCGACAGCGACGGGGGAGGAGGGCACCGTGGGcattcgccgccgccgcctacgCCGCATGACGAAGGGAGGCTGCAGCCGCGGGGCAGCGCCGGCCCGACAGATCCCGGACCCCACAACAGGCAGCTCGGCGTGTCGCTGGTGCTTTCTCTGGATCAGATCAGGATAACCGGGAGCAGTAATGAGTACACCGAAGGGCCCACGGCGGCCCCGAGGTCGCCCGCCacgctgcagaggcagcagaagaGCCAGTCGGTCCCGTCGTTGGGTTCCACCGCCGGCGGCCAGCAGCAGACGCAGGAAGAGAGGCCCATCAATCTCCACAGCCTGAGCTCGCCGACTCGGCAGGGAAGCGTGGCGGAGGGGTCCGGGAGCAGCGTCCGGGGCAGTTTGGGCAGCGGCGCGTCGGCCCAGAGGCTCCTCGCCGGCGAGCAGACAATCAGGACTCAGCCCAAACGCTGCGAGCACGGCTCGGAGGAGCTCAAGCCCCTGAGCGACGGCTCCAggccgacggcggcggcggcgacgccgGGCGGCGGGGCCCTCGGGGGCCGGAGGATCCACTCGGACCGGTGCGAGGACTGCGGCCGGTGCCGGTGCCCCGAGTGCCGCCGCCCCCGCTCGCTGCCCGCCTGCTGGACGTGCGGCCGGCGCTGCATGTGCTCGGCGCAGAGCGCCGTGGAGTACGGCACGTGCGTGTGCTGCGTCAAGGGGCTCTTCTACCACTGCTCCAGCGACGACGAGGACACGTGCGCGGACAAGCCCTTCTCGTGCACGCAGTCGCACTGCTGCGTCCGCTGGACCGCCGTCACCCTGCTGTCCCTCGTCTTCCCCTGCGTCCTCTGCTACCTCCCCGCCAAGGGCTGCGTGGCGGCGTGCCAGAGCTGCTACGACCGGGCGGCGCGGCCGGGCTGCCGCTGCCGGGACTCCGcgcccgcccgccgccgccgccaggaCGCCGGCAAGCCCACGTAG